One segment of Carassius auratus strain Wakin chromosome 2, ASM336829v1, whole genome shotgun sequence DNA contains the following:
- the fggy gene encoding FGGY carbohydrate kinase domain-containing protein, whose amino-acid sequence MSRYYVGVDVGTASVRAALVRQDGQIKHMAEEPINIWEPCADHYEQSSEDIWSRCCSTVKRVTQDIDVESVRGIGFDATCSLVVLDRHFLPVAVNQTGVQERNVVMWMDHRAADQASRITATKHRVLLGVGGVMSPEMQPPKLLWLKENLRDTCWREAAHFFDLPDFLSWKATGSLCRSLCTLVCKWTYSPSDGWDDTFWSDIGLEDLMENSYSKIGQQTCCPGTPVGRGLTAEAAADLGLIQGTAVGASLIDAHAGGLGVMGADVTGHQLPCEHHPVSSRMALICGTSSCHLAVSTQPLFVPGVWGPYLSAMLPELWLNEGGQSATGRLVEHVVRGHAAYRQLEERAEHSGTHVYSYLNAHLESMSADAEQLTARLHVWPDFHGNRSPLADQTSRGTVVGLTLSQTLDDLALLYLATLQAIALGTRHIIDAMRAAGHDITTLFLCGGLSKNALFVQTHANTTGLPVVLPAEREAVLLGAAVIGACASSDYSSIQEAMRRMSRIGRVIRPNPELQSFYRRKYAVFLRLYDHQKECVELMEAEAV is encoded by the exons ATGAGCAGGTATTATGTTGGTGTGGACGTGGGCACTGCCAGTGTGCGAGCGGCTCTGGTCAGGCAGGACGGTCAGATCAAACACATGGCAGAGGAGCCCATTAACATATGGGAGCCGTGTGCAGACCATTACGAGCAATCATCAGAGGATATCTGGAGCAGATGCTGCAGCACTGTGAAG CGAGTGACTCAGGACATCGATGTGGAGTCTGTTCGAGGGATCGGCTTTGATGCCACCTGCTCATTGGTGGTTCTGGACCGGCACTTCCTGCCTGTGGCTGTCAATCAAACAG GTGTCCAGGAGAGGAATGTGGTGATGTGGATGGACCACCGGGCGGCAGATCAAGCCTCTCGGATCACTGCCACCAAACACAGAGTGCTTCTGGGAGTCGGGGGCGTGATGTCACCCGAAATGCAGCCACCCAAATTACTATGGCTCAAAGAG AATCTGAGGGACACCTGCTGGAGAGAAGCGGCACACTTCTTTGACCTTCCTGACTTTCTGTCCTGGAAAGCCACAGGCTCTTTGTGCAG GTCTTTATGTACTCTGGTGTGTAAGTGGACGTATTCTCCATCTGACGGCTGGGACGACACGTTCTGGAGCGACATCGGTCTGGAGGACCTGATGGAGAACAGTTACTCCAAAATCG GCCAGCAGACGTGTTGTCCAGGGACTCCGGTGGGACGAGGACTGACCGCAGAGGCGGCTGCAGATCTGGGTCTGATTCAGGGCACCGCTGTGGGCGCTTCTCTCATAGACGCTCACGCAGGAGGCTTGG GGGTGATGGGGGCAGACGTGACCGGGCATCAGCTGCCCTGTGAGCATCATCCCGTCTCGTCTCGTATGGCCCTCATATGCGGCACGTCTTCATGTCACCTGGCT GTCAGCACACAGCCGCTGTTCGTCCCCGGGGTCTGGGGCCCGTATCTGTCCGCCATGCTGCCGGAGCTGTGGCTCAATGAGGGAGGACAGAGCGCCACGGGACGCCTG GTGGAGCATGTGGTGAGAGGACACGCGGCGTACAGGCAGCTGGAGGAGCGGGCGgagcacag CGGGACACACGTGTACTCGTACCTGAACGCTCACCTGGAGAGCATGAGCGCAGACGCAGAGCAGCTGACGGCCCGTCTGCACGTCTGGCCTGATTTCCATGGCAACCGCTCTCCTCTGGCCGACCAGACGTCCCGCGGCACG GTAGTGGGTCTCACTTTATCACAGACACTGGATGATCTGGCTCTGCTGTATCTCGCCACGCTTCAGGCCATCgct CTCGGCACCAGACACATCATAGATGCCATGAGAGCGGCAGGACATGACATCACAACCCTCTTCCTGTGTGGAGGACTGAGCAAGAATGCCCTGTTTGTGCAGACGCATGCCAACACTACAG gtctgcCGGTGGTTCTGCCAGCGGAGCGAGAGGCCGTGCTGCTGGGTGCCGCTGTGATCGGAGCCTGCGCTTCATCTGACTACAGCTCCATACAG GAAGCAATGAGGAGAATGAGCAGAATCGGGCGTGTTATCAGACCAAACCCTGAACTCCAGAG CTTCTACAGGAGGAAGTACGCTGTGTTTCTGCGGCTTTATGATCATCAGAAGGAGTGTGTGGAGCTGATGGAGGCCGAAGCTGTTTGA
- the tada1 gene encoding transcriptional adapter 1, producing the protein MAAHASELEIAKKNLTDAVGDNVKHYWANLKLWFKQKISKEEFDLEARRLLAQDTVHVHNDFLLAILTRCQIIVSTSEGPSSLQWNSGSTSKPGKPNRGKKKFPSVRQKFDHRFQPQNPLQAAQAFSPREAALEDEELRLSAHTLLLPTRGQMEARMMVTAFEMGLDNVSEDAVSTMFCALEVHLKDILSALVSRRKAYRLRDGHFPYAFGSDVTPRPYLKNSLPAYHSITECPPPSASLPAGPPPPLCPDDAEQRAALLLACSSDRVPPPLTPISVFDLLEALQVQRRVMPSHSMYALNMERILSRLWHPSHEELEQDHIHRQHLSSKEGLLVS; encoded by the exons ATGGCGGCTCACGCTAGTGAACTGGAGATAGCAAAGAAGAACTTAACCGATGCGGTCGGAGACAATGTCAAACA ttaCTGGGCCAATCTCAAACTCTGGTTCAAGCAGAAGATCAGCAAAGAGGAGTTCGACCTGGAGGCGCGGCGTCTGCTGGCTCAGGACACCG TTCATGTCCACAATGACTTCCTGCTGGCCATCCTAACCCGCTGCCAGATCATCGTGTCCACGTCAG agggcCCCAGCTCGCTGCAGTGGAACAGTGGATCCACATCCAAACCTGGCAAACCCAACCGAGGCAAAAAGAAGTTTCCCTCTGTTCGGCAGAAGTTCGAT caccgCTTCCAGCCGCAGAACCCCCTGCAGGCGGCGCAGGCCTTCAGTCCTCGAGAAGCAGCGCTGGAGGACGAGGAGCTGAGGCTGAGCGCTCACACACTGCTGCTGCCCACCAGAGGACAGATGGAGGCGCGCATGATGGTCACCGCCTTCGAGATGGGCCTCGACAACGTGAGCGAGGACGCCGTCAGCACCATGTTCTGCgctctggag GTGCATCTGAAGGATATCCTGAGCGCTCTGGTCTCGCGGAGGAAAGCCTATCGTCTGCGGGACGGTCACTTCCCGTACGCGTTTGGCAGTGACGTGACGCCGCGGCCGTACCTGAAGAACAGTCTGCCGGCGTACCACAGCATCACTGAATG TCCTCCTCCGAGCGCATCACTTCCTGCCGGGCCTCCTCCTCCGCTGTGTCCAGATGATGCAGAGCAGCGGGCAGCGCTCCTGCTGGCGTGTTCCTCTGACCGTGTCCCGCCGCCGCTGACCCCCATCAGTGTGTTCGACCTGCTGGAggcgctgcag gTCCAGCGCAGGGTGATGCCGTCTCACAGCATGTACGCTCTGAACATGGAGAGGATTCTGTCCCGGCTGTGGCACCCGAGTCACGAGGAGCTGGAGCAGGACCACATCCACCGCCAGCATCTGTCCAGTAAAGAGGGACTGCTGGTCAGCTGA